Genomic window (Rossellomorea aquimaris):
TCCTATTCTATCACCTTATTTTTATGACGGTTCTGCAATTTGACATGATCCACCTGACTGCAATGAATCTACTGAATATCATGACCAGCCTCATCATCATGACGGTATTCATCTCAATGGTCATTATGGCGAAAATCTACTAAATAGGAGGGACGGACCTTTGACTCAAAGGTCCGTCCCTCCTTCAGTCCTTTCTGTTATTGACCTCATAGGCCGCACGGATGGCGGATTCGATTGCCCCTTCTACCCAGCCGTGGAAAGGGGATGTGTGCTCACCGGCAAAGTGGATGCGGTGTTCTGGTAAGTACAGATGATCAGAAAAGTCCGAAGCCTGGTTGGGAGCGAATAGGGTAAAGCAACCTGCGGAAAACTGGTTTTCTCCCCAGCTATAGGAGGCACCGGTGGAAAATTCTTTGTAAACCTGATCGCCATATATCTTATAAAGTCCCTGGAGTGCTTCACGAATCCGTTCATCCTCAGGCAAGCTATTCCAAAGATTTGCATTTTGTCCCCAGCTGTAACTACCGAGCATGACACCTGGGCCGGCGACTCCAATATTATGACTAGGGCGGTACGTATACCGGATGGGAAGATCTGTTATGATATTTCCAATTTTATAGGTTTCCCAAAACTTTGATCTAAACTCCAATCCGATCTTTACAGACGACACATAATTAAGTTCCCGTATCGCCTTCCATTTATGAAAGGAAATCGATTCATGGGGGTGGACATCAATAAATTGAAAAACAGAATAAGGAACCGTAACGATGGTGTAATCCCCTTGAAAACGATGATAACGGTTTGTGGTGCGGTCCCTCACTATGACTTCAACACCATCATCCTTCTGAATGATCCCATGAACTTTTTGGGAATAGAGGATATTCTGCTGGAGTTCTGGCAAAAAGGAGTATGGAAGTTTATCATTCCCTCCATCAATTTCATAAAACTTTAATTTATCATTGAAAACCGTACGGACAATGTCCAGGAGAATATCAACGAATGCTAGTTCCGGAAATCCTTCAATGCCCAATAGGACCTTTACGATCCGGATGGCTTCCGGGGAAAGGGACGTTCCGATCGGATTGAATCGTAAGAAGACATCAAATGAATAATGATCAAACTTGATTCGCAGCCTTTCTTGTTCTTCAGGGCTTGCTTTTTCGTACAAGTCTAAAAACGGCTTTACAGCTGACGATAATAATTCAATGGCCGTTTTCCCCTGTTCTTCAGGAGGTAAAGGATAATTGAAAATATCAGGGTTAGTGTTGTAGTTGGAATCTGTCGTCTGGATTCCATTCACGAGATAGAGATCGCTCTTATTTATAAACTCATTTGTTGGTAAGTTGAATTTACGAATATATTCGAATACTAAATCATGCGTTTCCGGAAATCGCATAGCACCTACATCGAGATATTGGCCTTCTGAAAAAGGCTGACGCAACGTATATACCCTTCCGCCTATGCGATCATTTCCTTCGAGGATCGTAACGGTATGACCTGCTTTTTTCAAAAGGGAGCCTGCCACCAGACCTGCCATGCCTGCCCCTATAATAATCACATTCTTTGGTTCATGTGTGGGAACCAATCCATTTTTCACAATGGATACCATGTCATCTGGATAAGAAAGATCACCGTAATTGTGATTATCAGCTCTATTCTTCATTTATTTCTCCCCCTTAAGCCGAAGCTACACTACTTATATATATGATTTAAGAGAGTGAGAATAGACGGTTTAGATATAGTTCCTATTCTCTAACTTGTAAAAAATAAACAGGGACGGACCTTGAGAAAGGTCCGTCCCTGTTTATGATCAATCTTCGTCCTCGACAAGATATTTAAGTTTGGACAACTTGTTGG
Coding sequences:
- a CDS encoding flavin monoamine oxidase family protein — protein: MKNRADNHNYGDLSYPDDMVSIVKNGLVPTHEPKNVIIIGAGMAGLVAGSLLKKAGHTVTILEGNDRIGGRVYTLRQPFSEGQYLDVGAMRFPETHDLVFEYIRKFNLPTNEFINKSDLYLVNGIQTTDSNYNTNPDIFNYPLPPEEQGKTAIELLSSAVKPFLDLYEKASPEEQERLRIKFDHYSFDVFLRFNPIGTSLSPEAIRIVKVLLGIEGFPELAFVDILLDIVRTVFNDKLKFYEIDGGNDKLPYSFLPELQQNILYSQKVHGIIQKDDGVEVIVRDRTTNRYHRFQGDYTIVTVPYSVFQFIDVHPHESISFHKWKAIRELNYVSSVKIGLEFRSKFWETYKIGNIITDLPIRYTYRPSHNIGVAGPGVMLGSYSWGQNANLWNSLPEDERIREALQGLYKIYGDQVYKEFSTGASYSWGENQFSAGCFTLFAPNQASDFSDHLYLPEHRIHFAGEHTSPFHGWVEGAIESAIRAAYEVNNRKD